The following proteins are co-located in the Paenibacillus sp. JNUCC32 genome:
- the pgmB gene encoding beta-phosphoglucomutase, which yields MNETRKLKAAIFDLDGVITDTAEYHYQAWKATATELGIPFTREFNENLKGVSRMDSLKLLLSQAETPVNYSDEELVQLADRKNKRYVELIETITPADLLPGITKFVSDIRSAGLKTGIASASKNAIAVLTRLGVMDQFDVIVDVTKLKNNKPDPEIFLTAAAELGVEPADCIGVEDAASGVDAIKGAGMFAVAIGNAAHFPHADIVLSSTKELNFRELAQKFEG from the coding sequence ATGAATGAAACACGCAAGCTGAAGGCTGCCATCTTTGACTTGGACGGCGTCATTACCGATACCGCGGAGTATCATTATCAGGCATGGAAAGCTACGGCAACCGAGCTGGGCATTCCCTTCACGAGAGAATTCAACGAGAATCTCAAAGGGGTATCCCGCATGGATTCCCTGAAGCTCCTGTTAAGCCAGGCGGAGACGCCTGTAAACTATTCCGATGAAGAGCTGGTACAGCTGGCTGACCGCAAAAATAAGCGGTACGTCGAGCTGATCGAAACGATCACGCCAGCCGACCTGCTGCCAGGGATAACGAAGTTTGTCTCAGACATCCGGTCGGCCGGCCTGAAGACCGGCATCGCGTCCGCCAGCAAAAACGCCATCGCCGTGCTTACACGGCTTGGGGTCATGGACCAGTTCGACGTGATCGTCGACGTAACCAAGCTGAAGAACAATAAACCGGACCCGGAAATATTCCTCACCGCTGCCGCAGAGCTTGGCGTAGAGCCTGCCGACTGCATCGGCGTGGAAGATGCCGCCTCCGGCGTTGACGCCATCAAGGGCGCCGGCATGTTCGCCGTCGCGATCGGCAACGCCGCGCATTTCCCGCATGCGGATATCGTGCTGTCCAGCACGAAGGAGCTGAATTTCCGTGAGCTGGCGCAGAAATTCGAAGGTTGA
- a CDS encoding phosphotransferase enzyme family protein, whose amino-acid sequence MEQAVLDQGAERFGRGSYSLKLLGGFDQNVFEYNGEDGRRFIMKFLDASKYRKASIIRELTWMAYLAEQGLNMAVSIRSAQDLLIEEVTHKSKRYHVIAFTKAPGSPLTDVTSDFAIIKQWGRGMGRMHKLGKKDATASSLVHRMAFPQWNDHVIFTDAFPEAAGERVHRQWTQYLKELESLPQDEEGYGIVHNDLHHHNFHVHNGEIIFFDFGDVSYHWFAYDIAIAIYHAVQTVSENRKAEFVARFFDSFLSGYLQENTLSEEWIQRIPLFIDFRNIYSYVYFAKFVNWNEMDERTRKYLLAMKADIEAGKSVVKLSI is encoded by the coding sequence ATGGAACAGGCTGTCTTGGATCAAGGGGCCGAACGATTCGGCCGAGGTTCTTATTCGCTGAAGTTACTTGGGGGATTCGATCAGAATGTATTTGAATACAACGGTGAAGACGGACGACGCTTCATTATGAAATTCCTGGACGCGTCCAAATACCGCAAAGCCTCGATCATTCGCGAGCTGACGTGGATGGCCTATCTCGCCGAGCAGGGTCTGAACATGGCGGTGTCCATTCGATCTGCTCAGGATCTTCTTATTGAAGAGGTAACCCATAAATCCAAGCGATACCATGTCATTGCCTTTACGAAGGCTCCCGGCAGCCCGTTAACGGATGTAACATCGGATTTTGCGATAATCAAGCAGTGGGGACGCGGGATGGGCCGTATGCATAAGCTCGGCAAAAAGGACGCCACCGCTTCCTCACTCGTGCATCGAATGGCGTTTCCCCAGTGGAATGATCATGTGATTTTTACCGATGCGTTCCCGGAGGCTGCAGGTGAAAGAGTCCATAGGCAGTGGACGCAGTATCTTAAGGAATTGGAGTCCCTCCCGCAGGATGAGGAAGGCTACGGCATCGTCCACAATGACCTCCACCATCACAACTTTCACGTACATAACGGGGAGATCATCTTTTTCGATTTCGGAGATGTCTCGTACCATTGGTTCGCCTACGATATCGCCATCGCCATCTATCATGCGGTTCAGACGGTTTCGGAAAACCGGAAAGCCGAGTTTGTGGCCCGATTCTTCGACTCGTTCTTATCCGGCTATCTTCAAGAGAATACGCTGAGCGAGGAATGGATCCAGCGGATCCCGTTGTTCATCGACTTTCGTAATATCTACTCCTATGTCTACTTCGCCAAATTCGTAAATTGGAATGAGATGGATGAACGCACCCGGAAATATCTGTTAGCGATGAAAGCGGATATTGAGGCAGGCAAATCCGTTGTAAAGCTGTCTATTTAA
- a CDS encoding GIY-YIG nuclease family protein, translating into MKTKIQELPLSPGVYLMRDSRGTVIYVGKSKSLKKRVQSYFYNNKSHSPKVKRLVQHVKDLEHIVTDTEFEAFMLECRLIQDIKPMYNRKMKNPLGYSYIVVRQKRDWRWLEFTDTLDEGSHEPSRCFGPYTASRHSLEHAVQKVKECCKIACNHAPAASSANTPCLNYSIGLCLGKCLGGETARQFDEIMDRFIALLQGDDRRLYDEMERTMLGAAERFDFEQAAKYRDGMEAVNLLLSKRQVIEFAEEKHSIVVYEYLNEDTIKLFLIKGNVVLHSERCSVATTADIETLRLRVKALILSYFTSDLECESTEVTRQDIDAAQIIYSYLQSSACRYLVLQDSWLEDGGEPDMEAALRDFMNHYVVSS; encoded by the coding sequence ATGAAAACAAAAATACAAGAGCTGCCGCTGTCGCCGGGCGTATATCTCATGAGAGATTCGCGGGGAACGGTCATTTACGTTGGCAAATCCAAAAGTCTCAAGAAGAGAGTACAATCGTATTTTTACAACAATAAATCGCACTCCCCAAAAGTGAAGAGGCTGGTTCAGCATGTCAAAGACCTGGAGCATATCGTCACCGACACGGAGTTTGAGGCGTTCATGCTGGAATGCAGGCTCATTCAGGACATAAAGCCGATGTATAACCGCAAGATGAAAAATCCGCTAGGTTATAGTTATATCGTAGTGCGGCAAAAACGAGATTGGCGATGGCTGGAATTTACGGATACACTGGATGAAGGCAGTCACGAACCGTCTCGTTGTTTCGGCCCCTATACAGCCAGCAGACATAGTCTTGAACATGCAGTGCAGAAGGTTAAGGAATGCTGTAAAATCGCCTGCAATCATGCACCTGCCGCTTCTTCGGCAAATACTCCCTGCTTGAATTATTCGATTGGCCTCTGTCTTGGCAAGTGTCTTGGCGGCGAAACCGCGCGGCAATTTGATGAAATCATGGATCGATTCATTGCTCTGCTTCAAGGGGACGACCGACGTTTATATGATGAAATGGAGCGAACCATGCTGGGCGCCGCAGAGCGTTTCGATTTTGAGCAGGCTGCAAAATACAGGGACGGCATGGAGGCGGTGAACTTGCTCTTAAGTAAACGGCAAGTGATCGAGTTCGCCGAAGAGAAACACAGCATCGTTGTCTACGAGTATTTAAACGAAGATACGATCAAGTTATTCCTGATAAAGGGGAACGTTGTGCTGCACAGCGAGCGATGCTCTGTGGCTACCACGGCGGACATTGAAACGTTGAGGCTGAGGGTCAAAGCCTTGATCCTCAGCTATTTCACGAGTGATTTGGAATGCGAATCTACTGAGGTTACCCGGCAAGATATCGATGCTGCACAAATCATCTACAGCTATTTGCAGAGCAGCGCCTGCCGCTATCTTGTTCTTCAGGATTCATGGCTCGAAGACGGTGGGGAGCCTGATATGGAGGCTGCACTGCGGGATTTTATGAATCATTATGTTGTGTCATCTTAA
- a CDS encoding AraC family transcriptional regulator has product MTKPFRADYHDPTGYLDIEYDRRIGYFSMTVDHLHDHYELYYLLSGERIYFIKDRSYRVRAGDLVFVDRNAVHKTLDSGRPDHDRLVLYLSPELFADLTVPPELAEGLKEPFGWDVPILRLPSPASEAVERMVGDMVNEMIHPQAGSSWLLRHRTVELLLFAYRSRHLGTVRSADTEPVLHPKTQAVVRYLNDNYRQALTLPEVAEAFRISPHYLSRLFKQTTGFTFSDYLNLLRVKEAQRLLRESDDSITDIAWRSGFSNFSHFGKMFKRTVQLSPRAYRQQYRMRS; this is encoded by the coding sequence ATGACGAAGCCGTTTCGAGCGGATTACCATGATCCCACCGGATATTTGGACATTGAATATGACCGCCGTATTGGATATTTCTCGATGACGGTTGACCATCTTCACGATCATTACGAGCTGTATTACCTGTTATCGGGCGAGCGGATCTACTTCATCAAGGACCGTTCTTACCGGGTTCGAGCCGGCGATCTTGTCTTCGTGGACCGAAATGCCGTTCATAAGACGCTGGACAGCGGGCGGCCCGACCATGATCGCCTTGTCCTCTACTTAAGCCCGGAATTGTTCGCGGATTTGACCGTACCGCCTGAACTGGCCGAGGGGCTGAAGGAGCCGTTCGGTTGGGATGTTCCGATTCTAAGACTTCCTTCGCCAGCGAGTGAAGCGGTGGAGCGAATGGTCGGCGACATGGTGAATGAGATGATCCATCCTCAAGCCGGAAGCAGCTGGCTGCTTCGGCACCGAACGGTCGAATTGCTGCTCTTTGCCTACCGCAGCCGGCATCTGGGCACGGTCCGTTCGGCCGATACGGAGCCGGTCCTTCATCCGAAGACCCAGGCGGTCGTACGGTATCTTAACGACAACTACCGGCAGGCCTTAACGCTGCCCGAGGTAGCGGAGGCGTTCCGGATCAGCCCCCACTATCTCAGCCGGCTGTTCAAGCAGACGACGGGATTTACCTTCAGCGATTATCTCAACCTGCTTCGGGTCAAGGAAGCGCAGCGTCTCCTGCGGGAGAGCGATGATTCCATCACGGATATCGCCTGGCGATCGGGCTTCAGCAACTTCTCCCATTTTGGGAAGATGTTCAAGCGGACGGTTCAGCTGTCGCCGAGAGCCTACCGGCAGCAGTATCGAATGCGAAGTTAG
- a CDS encoding Gfo/Idh/MocA family oxidoreductase, with protein sequence MSDKKRYVLVGTGGRAEFFYGALAQNFRDKSELAAFCDINQTRMNYANQLLREKYKYAEVPTYPADQFDRMIENEKPDFVIVTSIDRTHHKYIIRAMELGCDVVTEKPMTIDEEKCQAILDAAKRTGQNIRVTFNYRYAPHHTKVRELIMNDTIGQVTSVHFEWLLNTRHGADYFRRWHRDKRNSGGLLVHKSTHHFDLVNFWIGSHPETVFAFGDLMYYGRENAEARGVTQFYNRATGNKVAKEDPFALHLDSDAHLKAMYLDAEPEDGYQRDQSVFGDGINIEDTMGVLVRYQNKAILTYSLVAYQPWEGYRIAINGTKGRIEMNIVEQSYVNSLGDKSLEGALIGKTLRVLPMFDAPYEVHVEEQQGGHGGGDPVLLNDLFGEPVEDPYARAANHIDGARSILTGIAANRAIATGMPVRIGNLVRF encoded by the coding sequence ATGAGTGACAAGAAACGCTATGTATTGGTCGGTACCGGCGGCCGCGCCGAATTTTTTTATGGCGCCCTGGCCCAAAACTTCCGCGACAAATCCGAGCTTGCTGCCTTTTGCGATATCAATCAAACCCGCATGAATTACGCGAATCAGCTGCTGCGGGAAAAATATAAATACGCCGAGGTGCCTACCTACCCCGCGGACCAATTCGACCGGATGATCGAGAACGAGAAGCCCGACTTCGTCATCGTGACCAGCATCGACCGGACCCATCACAAGTATATTATCCGCGCGATGGAGCTTGGATGCGATGTCGTGACCGAGAAGCCGATGACGATCGACGAGGAAAAATGCCAGGCCATCCTGGATGCAGCCAAGCGGACCGGACAGAACATCAGGGTCACCTTCAACTACCGTTACGCCCCCCACCATACCAAGGTACGGGAATTGATCATGAACGATACCATCGGCCAGGTGACCTCGGTTCATTTCGAATGGCTGCTGAATACCCGCCACGGCGCGGACTACTTCCGGCGCTGGCACCGGGACAAGCGGAACAGCGGCGGATTGCTCGTCCATAAATCCACCCATCACTTCGACCTGGTCAACTTCTGGATCGGGTCCCATCCTGAAACCGTTTTCGCATTTGGCGATCTCATGTATTATGGTAGAGAGAATGCCGAAGCGCGGGGCGTTACGCAATTCTATAATCGCGCGACCGGCAACAAGGTTGCGAAAGAGGACCCTTTTGCGCTCCATCTGGATTCCGATGCGCATCTCAAAGCCATGTACCTGGATGCCGAGCCGGAGGACGGCTACCAGCGGGACCAAAGCGTATTCGGGGACGGCATCAACATTGAAGATACGATGGGCGTCCTCGTGCGATATCAGAACAAGGCCATTTTAACGTATTCGCTGGTCGCCTATCAGCCGTGGGAAGGCTATCGCATCGCCATCAACGGCACCAAAGGCCGGATCGAGATGAACATCGTCGAACAATCCTACGTCAATTCACTGGGCGACAAGAGCCTGGAAGGCGCGTTAATCGGGAAAACGCTGCGGGTGCTTCCGATGTTCGATGCCCCGTACGAGGTTCACGTCGAGGAGCAGCAGGGCGGACATGGCGGGGGCGACCCGGTGCTGCTGAATGATCTGTTCGGGGAACCGGTGGAAGATCCTTATGCCCGCGCGGCCAACCATATCGATGGGGCGAGATCCATACTGACAGGAATTGCAGCCAACCGCGCCATCGCCACCGGCATGCCTGTACGAATCGGTAATTTGGTTCGTTTCTAA